A portion of the Deltaproteobacteria bacterium genome contains these proteins:
- a CDS encoding 50S ribosomal protein L10 — protein sequence MKREKKEEVVAEMRDVLARTRMAILADYKGLNVESITQIRNSLRDAGIEFRVVKNTLARLASKETNIEKLNPFLKGPSALVLSYDDVVAPAKVMAEFTKKYQRLQIKAGLLEGKVLTQQEIGDLAKLPSREVLLSKLLSAMNGVPGGFVRLLANVLQTFMGTLTAIRDQKESAQ from the coding sequence TTGAAACGTGAAAAAAAAGAAGAGGTCGTAGCGGAGATGCGGGATGTTCTCGCCCGCACTCGAATGGCCATATTGGCGGATTACAAAGGATTGAACGTCGAGTCGATCACTCAAATCCGCAACAGCCTCAGGGATGCAGGTATAGAATTCCGTGTCGTCAAGAACACCTTGGCGAGGCTGGCGAGTAAAGAGACCAACATTGAGAAATTGAATCCTTTTCTCAAAGGGCCGTCAGCCCTCGTCTTGAGTTATGATGACGTGGTGGCTCCTGCCAAGGTGATGGCCGAATTCACCAAGAAGTACCAGCGCCTGCAGATCAAGGCGGGTCTGCTTGAAGGTAAGGTGCTCACGCAGCAGGAAATCGGAGACCTGGCCAAACTTCCCAGTCGGGAAGTGCTGCTCTCCAAGCTGCTGTCCGCCATGAACGGTGTTCCGGGCGGTTTTGTACGTCTACTCGCCAACGTTCTACAGACATTCATGGGCACGTTGACCGCTATTCGTGACCAGAAAGAGAGCGCGCAGTAA
- the nusG gene encoding transcription termination/antitermination protein NusG: MEMNWYIIHTYSGYENKVKVALEERIRMFHMEEYFDRVLVPTEQVVELVKGERKTSSRKFYPGYVLIRMVMNEDSWHLVKDTPKVSGFIGDGSLPIAIPEAEALAILSQMEKGTVQPKPKYAFAEGDEVRVIDGPFSNFTGIVEEVKADKAKLRVLISIFGRATPVELEFIQVTKI, encoded by the coding sequence ATGGAAATGAATTGGTACATCATTCATACCTATTCGGGATATGAGAACAAGGTGAAGGTGGCCTTGGAGGAACGGATTCGGATGTTTCATATGGAGGAGTATTTCGACCGTGTTCTCGTACCGACCGAGCAGGTAGTCGAGCTCGTGAAAGGGGAACGCAAGACCTCTTCCAGGAAGTTTTATCCCGGTTACGTCCTGATTCGGATGGTGATGAACGAAGATTCTTGGCACCTCGTAAAAGATACTCCTAAAGTGTCCGGTTTTATTGGGGACGGAAGTCTTCCTATTGCGATCCCGGAAGCGGAAGCCCTCGCCATTTTGTCGCAAATGGAGAAGGGCACCGTTCAGCCAAAGCCCAAATATGCGTTCGCGGAAGGTGACGAGGTCCGTGTCATTGACGGTCCTTTCTCGAATTTTACGGGCATTGTCGAGGAGGTAAAGGCGGATAAAGCAAAGCTTCGTGTGCTCATTAGTATTTTCGGAAGGGCTACGCCCGTTGAACTGGAATTTATCCAAGTGACCAAGATCTGA
- a CDS encoding 50S ribosomal protein L1 — protein sequence MPKTGKKFQSAREKVDRTKKYTFEEGLELALMTRYARFDESVDIAVRLGVDPRHADQMVRGTVVLPHGTGKMARVLVFAKGEKEKEAQDAGADYVGSDELVEKIKEGWLEFDKAVATPDMMGAVGKLGRILGPRGLMPNAKVGTVTFDVGRAVKELKAGKIEFRVDRTGVVHAPMGKTSFGSEKLRENLASFLDVIMRAKPSSSKGTYLKSVAISTTMGPGIKIDPNDIRVLTKA from the coding sequence ATGCCAAAAACAGGAAAGAAATTTCAATCAGCCAGGGAAAAGGTAGACAGAACCAAGAAGTATACGTTCGAAGAGGGACTGGAACTCGCTCTGATGACTCGATACGCCCGGTTTGACGAGTCCGTGGATATAGCCGTGCGCCTGGGCGTCGATCCCCGTCATGCGGATCAGATGGTCCGAGGCACGGTGGTGCTTCCTCACGGCACGGGAAAGATGGCGCGAGTACTGGTCTTTGCTAAAGGTGAAAAAGAAAAAGAGGCCCAGGACGCGGGCGCCGACTATGTAGGCTCGGATGAGCTGGTCGAGAAGATCAAGGAGGGATGGCTCGAATTCGACAAGGCCGTGGCTACTCCCGACATGATGGGCGCTGTGGGTAAATTGGGTCGTATACTGGGCCCGAGGGGTTTGATGCCCAACGCAAAAGTCGGAACGGTGACTTTTGATGTGGGACGCGCCGTGAAGGAACTCAAGGCTGGAAAGATTGAATTCCGGGTGGATCGGACAGGGGTGGTTCATGCGCCGATGGGAAAGACCTCGTTTGGATCCGAGAAGCTGCGAGAAAATCTTGCATCCTTTCTTGACGTGATTATGAGAGCGAAACCTTCGAGCAGTAAGGGCACTTACTTGAAAAGCGTCGCCATATCGACCACCATGGGTCCCGGCATCAAAATCGATCCCAACGACATACGCGTACTCACAAAAGCGTAG
- the rpmG gene encoding 50S ribosomal protein L33 codes for MRDIVTLACTECKQRNYTTTRNKRRTPDKLEFKKFCRFCRIHTVHKETK; via the coding sequence ATGAGAGATATCGTTACGTTGGCGTGTACGGAATGCAAGCAACGCAACTACACGACCACAAGAAACAAGAGACGCACGCCGGACAAACTGGAATTCAAAAAGTTTTGCCGGTTCTGTCGAATTCATACGGTTCATAAAGAAACGAAGTAG
- the secE gene encoding preprotein translocase subunit SecE codes for MAKPKNNNEKSSTKSVRKPSEANSVAARTSGGEVSDQNGANNKKEKGQVKASAKRAKPGPAKPNFIDKARHFLREVKIELKKVTWPSRKEAAGTTAVVLVLVAILSIYLGIVDAGLTSALTSLMR; via the coding sequence ATGGCCAAGCCTAAGAACAACAACGAAAAAAGCTCCACAAAAAGCGTGCGGAAGCCTTCTGAAGCCAACTCCGTTGCAGCACGGACAAGCGGCGGCGAAGTGTCGGACCAAAACGGCGCGAACAACAAAAAGGAGAAAGGCCAGGTTAAGGCATCCGCCAAGCGGGCGAAGCCAGGGCCCGCAAAGCCCAATTTCATCGACAAAGCCAGGCACTTTTTACGAGAGGTCAAGATCGAGCTGAAAAAGGTGACGTGGCCTTCACGAAAGGAAGCGGCCGGAACTACGGCTGTCGTCCTTGTATTAGTGGCCATTCTATCCATTTATCTGGGTATTGTGGATGCGGGTTTGACCTCGGCACTGACCAGCCTTATGCGCTAG
- the rplK gene encoding 50S ribosomal protein L11 → MAKKVIANIKLQVPGGQANPSPPIGPALGQHGVNIMDFCKAFNARTKNQEGVITPVVITVYADRSFTFITKTPPVSILLKQAAGVAKGSPEPNRERVGKVTIAQVEEIAKQKMPDLNAVNLEGAVRIVKGTARSMGIEVG, encoded by the coding sequence ATGGCTAAAAAAGTGATTGCAAACATCAAGCTCCAGGTACCCGGCGGTCAGGCAAACCCATCGCCGCCCATCGGCCCGGCGTTGGGTCAGCATGGGGTCAACATAATGGACTTCTGTAAGGCGTTCAACGCCCGAACCAAAAATCAGGAGGGCGTCATCACACCGGTGGTCATTACGGTGTACGCCGATCGATCGTTTACCTTCATAACCAAGACGCCCCCGGTGAGCATACTGCTGAAGCAGGCGGCGGGCGTGGCTAAGGGGTCCCCGGAGCCCAATCGGGAAAGGGTGGGGAAAGTTACAATCGCTCAGGTGGAAGAAATCGCCAAACAGAAGATGCCGGACCTAAACGCTGTAAACCTCGAGGGAGCCGTCAGAATCGTCAAGGGCACCGCCAGAAGTATGGGCATTGAGGTCGGTTAA
- the rplL gene encoding 50S ribosomal protein L7/L12, producing MSKQDVIDFISNMSVLELSEMIKELENKFGVTAAAPVAMMAAAPGGEGAAAAEEEKTEFDVVLTVIGEKKIQVIKVVRAITGLGLKEAKDLVEKAPQAVKEGVVKEEAEDIKKQLEEAGAQAEIK from the coding sequence ATAAGCAAGCAGGACGTGATCGATTTCATTTCCAATATGAGTGTTCTCGAACTCTCGGAAATGATCAAGGAGTTGGAGAACAAGTTCGGAGTTACCGCAGCAGCTCCCGTGGCTATGATGGCCGCAGCTCCGGGTGGAGAAGGAGCCGCTGCCGCTGAAGAAGAAAAGACTGAGTTTGATGTCGTTCTGACCGTTATCGGCGAGAAGAAAATCCAAGTCATCAAAGTCGTTCGCGCGATCACCGGGTTGGGACTCAAGGAAGCCAAAGATCTGGTTGAAAAGGCGCCGCAAGCGGTAAAAGAAGGAGTGGTCAAGGAAGAAGCAGAGGACATCAAGAAACAGCTGGAAGAAGCTGGTGCTCAGGCAGAGATCAAGTAA